In Pelodictyon luteolum DSM 273, the genomic stretch CTCATCCCTCGTAGAGGATGTACTCTCTCTTTCCCGCATCACTGCCGGTGCGGGCGTACTGAAAAAGAGACCGGCAGATCTCATAGCCATCCTTGAGGAACTCGCTGGCACCATGGCCGGACAGGCTACCCGCAACGGCGTCACCCTGAACCAGAAGTTACCCGATGGCCCACTGACACTCTTCATGGATCCCGATGCCATCAAAAGGGTATTTTTCAACCTGATCGACAATGCTGTAAAACACACACCGATGGGAGGCTGGATTGAGTTACGCGCTGATGCAGATACCTCCCGTTCCTCCATCATCGTAAAGGTCATCGATTCAGGACTCGGGATTCCTGCACGCGACCTGCCGCATGTTTTTGAACAGTTCTACCGCGTCGAGCGATCCGGATTCACCCCTAACGGCTACGGCCTCGGACTCTCTATTGCCAAGCAGATCGTCGATGCCCATGAAGGCTCCATTGCCATCGAGAGCGATGAAGGTGCCGGAGCGACCACAACAGTCGTAATCCCCTTCAGCAATGGCATCGATGGCATGGCCTCGTTACCCATAAGCGAAAGTGTTTCATGATCTGCACACCCCCCGAAGCACCCCGAAGGCGCTCCTACGCTTTCCTTCAGGAAACCATTTCGTCGCTCTGCGCCTCATTCCCGGAAAACATGCGCAGCCTGACACGCAGGGCATGTGAGATGAGCGACTGCCCGGCATCTCTCTACATCAGGATCAGGGAAGATGGCAAAACCCGGTACCTGGCTGCAGGCCATGCTGTCAGCAAAGGGCTTTTGGGCATAACGATGCCGCAGGAGCACGAAGGGCCTGCCATGGACCACTGGATCCTTGAACATACAGGCTTTGAACATACATTGAGCTTTCCCGTCTCGCTGAGAAGCGGAAGGTATGCATACCTGACCATGCTCGCAGATAAGCCCCGTCGGCTCACCATCAAGCAGTATGATGCTCTTGAAGTCATCACCCTTGCGCTCACGCACGCCGAAGAGCTCCAGGATGCTTCGCGGGGAAACCTCACCCAAGAGCTCTTCAGCAGTAGCCAGGAACGCGCCAGAGAGCAATGTGGCGAAACCCTGCTGACGAGCGTATGCCGGGAACTGGTTGAACAACACGGAGCCGAAAGTGCCTGGATAGCCCTTGTTGACCGTACACGGGTTCCCGATGGCCGATTCTTTCATGCAGGGTTGACGACCGATGAAACCGCCCGCCTCGACACCATGCTTAAAGAGGGCAAGATCTCCGGGTGTGCGTCACGTTCCATGAACACCGCAGACGGGCAGGTTATCAGTTCACCCCGCTTGAAATGCAGTGCATGCCCCATGTCGGAAGACTTTGACGGATTCGGACACCTGAGCATCGGGATCTGCTTTAACGATCAACCGTACGGATGGCTGACAGTATCGGTTCCGAGCAGATACATTTCAGACCATATCCAGCATGCCGTACTTCAGGACCTTATCGCTTCACTCGGTATAAGCCTGCATTCGAGAGAGCTTGACCGACAGAACCTCGAAACCCAGAAAAGCCGGGAACGCATGCTGAAGCACTTTGAGCGGCTTTCGGCATTCCGGATAAAACAGGTGGAAATGATGAAGAACGCTTCCGTCAGGAAGATCCTTCAGGCAACAATCGACGAAGCTGAAGAGTGGACGGAAAGTCGAATCGGTTTTTTTCATTTCATCGAAGCGGAACATGAAACCATATCCATGCAGGCCTGGTCAACGAGGACGATTGAATCCATGTGCCGCATGAAAGACATGTACGGGCATTACCAGCTCGACCATGCCGGAATATGGGCCGATGCCATCCGTGAAAAGCGCACCGTCACCCATAACGATTACGCCTCAGCTCCGAATCGTAAAGGTCTGCCGGAGGACCACGCAGAGCTTTTGCGGGACATGGCAGTTCCAATCATCCGAAACGGCAGGGTCATGGCGATCCTCGGCGTTGGCAACAAATCGCGATACTATGACGAGGATGATGCCTTCTGGGTAGCAGCCCTTGCTGACCAGACCTGGGAGATCATCGAAAACAAACTCTTTGTTGAACATCAGGAACTGATGCGGCATCAGCTTGAGCATGCAAAGAAAATGGAGATGATCGGCAACCTCGCATCAGGTCTTACCCACGAAATCAATAATCCACTTAATTTCATCCGCCTGAATATTGCAAACCTCGATGAGGACTTCCCCAACCTTACCAACCTTGTCACCCTCTACCGACAGTTGCTTGAGGGTATGGAAAGCATAGATGCATGCAGCCCTATAACCAGAGAAATCCGTTCCCGGGAAGAAGCCATCGATATTGATGGCCTGATGGAAAACCTTTCAGCAGTAATTGCATCGACACGGCACGGGGTGGAACGCATTACCGGCATTACCCGGAGCATGCGAAACTTCTCCTTCAAGAACCTGACTGATACACACATCAACTCAAACATCAATAAAACAATTCAGGACACCCTGTTGATCGTCAACCATGAGAGCGCCGACACCGCCGATATCCGGACTGACCTCGGTAAAATCCCCGCGGTGGCGTGCAATCCGTCTCAAATCGGCCAGGTTGTCCTGAACCTCCTGATGAACAGCCTGCAGGCCATCAGGCAACAGAAAAGAACCGTCAAGGGACAGATAGGAATAAAAACCTGGGCTGACACCACACGGATCTACTGCTCGATTACCGATGACGGTCCGGGCATCGAGCAGTCGGTTAGGCAGGAAATCTTCACCCCGTTTTATACGACAAAGGAACGCGGAATCGGTACGGGTCTCGGACTGAGTATTTCCTATGACATCATTGTTCATAAGCATCAGGGACAGCTCGACTTTGAATGTCCCCCGGAAGGGGGAACGGTCTTCACCATGGCATTACCGCTGCAACAGGAAACTGCCTCCAATCAAAGAGAGGTCCAATCATGAAGAAAACTGCGAAGACAGATACGGAGGACGCCTTCAAGTTCCGGAGTACATTTGGAGAACATTATTATGACGGATACGGTGCCCGGCATGAAACACCGCACATCGTCGCCTATACCGGCGAGGTTACAGCGGCAGGTCCCGGCAGAGTGCTGATTTCCAGCCCCCTTGGCTCATGCATAGCCGTCTGTGCATACGATCCGGGAACTCGAGTCGGAGGACTGGCGCATGTCATGCTGCCGGGAGTCCCTCCGGCACATGCTGAGACAGGAAAGGACCGCTATGCCGCCCATGCCCTCGAAACGCTCTTCAGCGTAATGCAGAACGAAGGGGCAGACCCGGGAAATCTTCTCATTTGCCTTATCGGCGGTGCCAATGTCCTAAGGCGCGAACACGATACCATACATATTGACAACCTACGATCACTGACCAGCCTCATCCTGCAAAGAAATCTCCCAATCTGTCGAACCATGACAGGAGGCAGTGAGCGGATGATGGCTAGAATGGAGACAAAAACCGGCAGAATTTTCCAGACCACAGGAAACAACCCCGAAGAGATGCTTTTCGATTACTTCACCCACAATATCGAGAACCCCGACAATTAGGATTTTCATCACGGCATCGTTAAGTTCAATTAAATTATGCAGTAAGTATCACAAAGACATCATTACCATGGCCCAGCAAACAATCCTTCTCGTTGAAGACGAACCACATACAAAAAGGCTGATTTCCTACGTCCTTGAGTCAAAAGGCTTTCATGTCATGGTCGCAGAAAACGGCAGTGTAGCCCTTGATATATGTAAAAACAACGTGCCCGATCTCATTCTCTCTGATGTAATGATGCCGGTTATGGACGGACTTGAGCTCCGCAGAAAAGTGCTTCAGGACGCAGCACTGTCCGCAATTCCGTTCATCTTCCTTTCCGCCAGGGCACAGACGCATGAAATCATCAATGCAGAGAAACTCAACCCGATTGCATATATCACGAAGCCTGTCGAACCGGATGAAATCACTAATATCATTAATGGTATCCTCAAAAAAAATTCATGATGGGATGCATTGAATGGGGAGGGCTTAAGCCAGGATTAAGTATGATCGGGTAACAGCGGCGTATTACTACGCCACCGTCCCCTCAGAACCCGGCGTACGACTTTCACCGTACCGGGCTCAAGCCTCGCAAAAGCACACAAGTGCACCCAGTAAGGATATAGTCCTTACCTCTACAGTAGAACCGCAGCCTGCTTGATCACAATGATCTTGATGGCGCACACATGGATATAAATCCACGTACATTTGCTTTCCATCATAATGCAGGTTCTCCGGCATTTCTGTAGCGCGAGACCTCAAGGAAGTCTGCCTGCTTTCGCATGGGGTGATGTTGCAACCCCTATCTGGTCCATTACAGGCCAGCATTCGCTTTCTCCTTGATCTTCTGCCCACAGCTCCATGGTCATTCCTTGCGGTTTGATTGCCTTACAAATTGTAAGGCGGAACTATGGGTTTACCGTGTTCCGCAGATTGAACATGCGAACGAGTTAGGCCCCGTCTTTCCGCCGGCGGGAGTTATCGACCGTGTAGAGGAACACCGGTTACCTCTATCCAACCCGCTTACCTTTTGGTTCGAGTGTTACAGTAGCTTTCACTCGTCACACTTTACGGCAGTTACGACGATTCACATATGTTGGCCATATCGCGCTCCCTCTTGCCCCTCTCCGCCTGCTACTGGCAGATTCAGCGTTCCCTCACGGGTCGGCCTACAGTTTTTCTGCGGGTACGTTTATCCGAGAGCTTCACACAAGTTGGTTACCCTGCTTGCATGTCTCGGTGAGGGCAACAGACGGCACTGCTGGTTCAAAGAACAGTTCAATTCTGCGACTTCACGTCGCACCCGGCGCAAGTGTACTAACGCCTCTTATGCGGACCGGCAAGGTTCTAAACTTTAGGGATGAGCGGGTTACGGCCTATGACGAGAAGGCTGGCAGGAGGTATACCGTCAGTCAGAAGCTCACCCGACACTGATGCTGAGGTTCTTGCTCATTTTCTTTGCCATCTGCACCTTCGGATCATCAGCAGTGATCTTCGGCCGCCCCCCCTTCTTGCCTTTTGACCGGGCGGCCTTCAACCCTGCCTGCGCCCGCTCCTGGATCAATCGCCGCTCGAATTGCGCCAGGGTAGCGAAGATGTTGAACACCATCTCGCCGGACGCGGTGGTGGTATCAATACCGCCGTCACTGATTGAGCGGAACCCTACTCCCCGGCCCTTCAGCTCTTCGACGATCTCGATGAGGTGTTTCAGGGACCGGCCGAGTCGGTCCAGCCGCCAGATGACGAGCGTATCCCCTGCCTGCAGTTCCGTCATGCAGGCTGCGAGACCCGGCCGTTCCGTTTTTGCTCCACTTGCCTTGTCGATGAAGATGAGTTTGTCAGGTATGCCGGCTTGCTTCAGGGCATCAAGCTGCAGGTTGAGTTCCTGACCGGTAGTCGAGACTCGGGCATAGCCTATCTGCCTTCCGGTTTTTGTTGTTGTATCGGTCATTCTTTAAAACGGCTTGTTTTTATGGGTAGATGGACTATAGAAATACAGTACGCATTTATAAGACAGATGCGGCCCGGAAAAGGGGGCATTTCTACCCCCTTACCAGCTGTCTCATAACACGACCGCTTCGCAATGACACTGCTCGGCATTTGAGGGGCCTTCCAAAGGCGCCTGAAAATGTCGCGAAACTCATTCATCACATAAAAGTCCGGAAGGCAGAGGCTTTGTAAATTCAATGTACGGGCTCATCACGGGCTTATTTGACCCTCATCCGGGTCACAGGCACAAAAAAAGACAACGCCAAAAGCATCACCGCCGCCGCGTGAGGGCCAATCGTGTCTTTTCTGCAACAATGAAGGTGGCGGTTCAGGGATTCAGGCTCCCAGCTTGTTTTTCTCAAAAGCCCTGCGTATGATGAAGGAACAGGTAGGGAAATGCCGCCGCCCGCGGCAGGAATTCCACGAACCCCAAGACGGAGGAGCACCATGCATCTCATCCGCCGCCCGCATTCCGCACGCCCCCTTCTCGAGCTCGTAGGAGAAGGAGAGGGACTATACACCGAATTCAAGCGGAAAGTCCACTCACCCCAGAAAATCGCCCGTCCAATAGCCGCATTCGCCAACACCGGCGGAGGCGTCATGCTCATCGGCATTGACGATGACGGAAGCATTGTCGGCATCCAGAGTGAAAAAGAAGCGCTTGAAGTCGTCTATGAGGCAATCCGCCACCATATCGACCCCGTCCCCGACGTCGACGCCTACATTGAAATGCACCGCCGGCGTATGGTTCTGGCCATTGTCGTCCCCGAAAGCGCCCGGAAGCCCCACTTCCACCTCAGCACGGCCATCGACAGCAACACGGGGAAATCCTGTACGGTACGGAAGGTCTATTTCAGGGAAGGGAGCCGCAGCAGGGCGATGACAGACGAAGCCGCCTTCCGCATGAAGTCAGCGGCCGGCTGCAGGTGATCAGGCACCGACCATGGCTTCAAAAAAGGAGATGGACTGTTGCAGGCAGGCAAAGTTATGCTGTTCAAGAGGCGGTTCGAGGGTCAGGCGGAACAGCATGAACCGGCCTGCAACCGTCGTCAGCTGAAGCACGCTGATGGCATCGCCGACTGCATATACTTTCGCCAGGAGGCCTGGCTTTGAAATGTCCCTGATCACCCTCGCATCTCCATAGATCCTTGCCATATCCTCCGTAGCTGCATTGAACTCCTGATGGACCGGTTCAGGGGTCTGCCGGATATCGAGCGCCACCAGTTCCTTGTCGTAGACAAAGAGGGTGCCCCTCATCTGGGGCCCATCATAGGAAACGCTCACCCCGAGACCGGGATTTTCCACCTCGTTGTCGATCATGCCGGTATAGTGAACCCAACCGATTTCGTAGGGAAGAGAGAGGGCTGCCCGATCCCCCAGATAGATCATCGGGATCGGCGTCTTTTCGGATGGAGAAACAGCTCTGGACACATCAAAGTAAACGCTGCGCGTTTCGATGATTACCTGTTCTCCCTCGACACGCTTGACCTCATAGTCCAGCTTCTCCACGTCGCCATGAAGCCCTCTGGCAACCTCTTTATGGACAGTATTCCAGTACAGCCCGAGTTTGGAGGAAAGCGCGTGGACCACTTCCATCTCCACCCTCGCTGCCACCATGGAATCCGTCACATCGACAATCACCGGATCGTCATAAGCCATACCGGACCCTCCCGATATGGGGAGGTCGCGTCCGGTTGCGTTCTTAATGATTTCCCTCAGCATGCAGCAGCACTTGAATTGTCAGCCGTTGATGCCGTAGTACTCACGATACCATGCAACAAACCGCCTGATACCGTCATCAACGGTGGTTGAAGGCTTGTACTGCACATCCTCGATCAGCTGGTCCACATCGGCGTAGGTGTCGGGCACGTCACCGGGCTGGAGCGGAAGCATCTCCTTTTCAGCAGTCCGGCCGAGCTCTCGCTCAAGGGCTGCGATATAGTCCATCAGCTCGACGGGTTTACTGTTGCCGATGTTGTATACCCTCCAGGGCGCGCGGCTGGAACCGGGATCGGGTTTTGCCCCCGACCACAGCGGGTTCGGCTCTGCCACATGGTCGAGGGTACGGATGACCCCCTCGACGATGTCGTCGATGTAGGTGAAGTCGCGACGGTGTTTGCCGTAGTTGAAGACTTTGATCGGCTTGCCCTTCAGGATGGCGTCGGTGAAAAGGAACAGCGCCATGTCGGGCCTGCCCCACGGGCCGTAAACGGTAAAGAAACGCAGGCCGGTTGTCGGGAGCCGGTAAAGGTGGCTGTAGGTGTGGGCCATCAGCTCGTTGGCCTTCTTGCTTGCGGCATACAGCGAAAGAGGGTGGTCGACATTGTCATGCACCGAGAACGGCATGGTTTCGTTGGCGCCGTATACCGAGCTCGATGAGGCATAAACCAGATGCCGGACACCGTTGTGCCGGCACCCTTCAAGGATGTTGATGAACCCGACGATGTTGCTTTCGATGTAGGAGTGCGGGTTGGTGATCGAGTAGCGCACGCCGGCCTGGGCTGCAAGGTTGACGACCCGGTCGAATTTCCCCCGGGCAAACAGTTCCTCCATCGCCTTCCTGTCGGCAATATCGGCCTCAACAAAGGTGAATGCCTCGTGCGGGGTAAGCTGTTGGAGGCGGGCCTCCTTCAGCGAGACCTCATAATAGTCGTTCATGTTGTCGACCCCCGTTACACAATCGCCTCGCTCGAGCAGTCTCCCCGAGACGCTGGAGCCTATAAATCCGGCAGCGCCGGTCACCAGTACATTCATTGCAATGCAGTCGTTTTGTGCGTTATGCCCCGTCGGGCGGAGTGATCGGCCAGTACTCAAGTATAGGAACAATTATGGGGCCCTACAAGGCAAAAAAAGCCCCGAAACAATGACCGGAGAGGGCAAAAAAAGATGAACGCTGTCGAGAGAGCATCATATTTTCTTCATAAATGTAATTTTTTAAGGCTCATAATATTTATTTCCATAAAAAATTAAGTATATATAGGGCGAGGGTTGCAAAAGTCCCCGCAAACAATAGTAAACAGACGGACATGAAGCGTTTTTTCGACAACTACGATGCTGATGCATCCCGGTTTTTCGACGAGCTTGTCGCGCGGGAGGGAGGGCCGAGGCCCCATTATGAAAAGCTGCTCCGGCGGTTCGCCATGTTTTCACAGGAGGATGTGAAAACAAGGAGGGAGATGACGAACATCTTCTTCCGCAGCCAGGGCATCACCTTCACCGTCTACGGTCTTGAGGAGGGCATTGAGAGGATCTTCCCCTTCGACCTCATTCCGAGGGTCATCCCGGCGGCGGAATGGGCGCTTATCGAACGGGGGCTCGCCCAGAGGATTGCGGCGTTGAACCTCTTTCTCTACGACATCTACCATACCCAGAATATCCTGCGCGACAAGGTCATTCCGGCAGAACTCATACTCGGCAGCCAGCATTTCCGCCGCGAGTTCGTCGGCGTCACCCCGCCGCAGGGCATATACATCCACGTTGCCGGCAGCGACATCATCCGGGACGGGGAAGGCCGGTATCTGGTGCTTGAGGACAACCTCCGGACCCCGAGCGGTGTCTCCTACATGCTGCAGAACCGTCAGGCGATGAAACGGGCCTTCCCGGTTCTTTTCAGCCAGTACAAGGTGCGCCCCGTGGAAGACTACCCGCAGGAGCTGCTCCGCACCCTTCAGGAAGTGAGCCCGCCGCTCCAGAGGGAACCCAACGTCGTGGTGCTCACCCCGGGCATCTATAACTCCGCATACTTCGAACACAGCTTCCTTGCCCGTCAGATGGGCGTGGAGCTCACCGAGGGCCGTGACCTCGTCGTAAACGACAATGTCGTCTACAAACGGACCACACGGGGACTTGAACGGGTCGATGTGATCTACCGGCGCGTCGACGATGCCTATCTCGATCCGCTCTGCTTCAGGCCCGACTCCAAGCTCGGGGTCGCAGGGCTCATCAATGCCTACCGGAAAGGCAATGTGACTCTGGCTAATGCCATCGGCACCGGCATTGCCGACGACAAGGTCATATACAGCTTCGTGCCGAAGATGATCAAATACTACCTCGGGGAGGACCCCGTGCTCGAAAACGTCCCGACCTGGCTGCCGGGAACCCCGTCCGACATGAAGTATATCCTTGAGCATCTTGACGAGCTGGTGGTCAAGTCCGCCAACGAATCCGGCGGATACGGCATGCTGATCGGACCCGAGTCGACTGCGCAGGAGCAGGAACAGTTCAGGGAACTCATCGTGGCAAATCCCCGCAACTACATCGCACAGCCGACCATATCGCTCTCGCGCCATCCGAGCCTCCTCAACGACTCTGAGATGTACGGATGCCACATCGATCTGCGCCCGTATGTGCTGACCGGAAAAAAGACCACGATCGTACCCGGTGGGCTGACCCGCGTGGCGCTCAAGCGAGGTTCGCTGGTCGTCAACTCCTCGCAGGGCGGGGGCAGCAAAGACACCTGGGTCGTCGACGAATAAACGGAACACCAACCAACCACCCCATTATGCTGAGCCGTGTCGCCGAATCACTTTTCTGGATGAGCAGGTACGTTGAACGTGCAGAGAACACTGCGCGCTTTCTGGACGTGAACTTCAACCTCCTGCTTGACCTCAACCGCATCACGACGGTTGAAACCCCCGACTGCTGGATCGCCCTTATACTCGTCACCAGCGACCGGGAGAAGTTCGACAGCCTGTATGGCCAGTACGGAGCCGAAACGGTCACCGACTATCTCGTCTTCAACCGCAACAACCCGAACTCCATCATCTCCTGCATCGGTCTGGCCAGAGAGAACGCCCGGAGCGTGATTGAGAGCATTTCAAGCGAAATGTGGGAGCAGATCAACAACCTCTACCACTACCTGCAGACCGTCACCCCGCAGAGCGTGCAGAACGATCCGTTCAGCTTCTACCGTGAGATCAAGAACGCCTCGCACCTCTTCCAGGGCATCACCGACAGTACCTTCCCGCGAAACGAAGGCTGGGACTTCGTGCAGATCGCCAAATACCTGGAACGGGCTGATAACGCCGCCCGGTTGATCGACGTGAAATACCACATGCTTGAAACAAGCCATGCCGGCCACGGTGACGTGGTCAGCGGATCGGTGGACATCATCCAGTGGATGGCGGTCCTGAAAAGCTGCAGTGCGCTTGAAGCCTTCCGGAAAGTATATTTCGCGCGCATAAAGCCGCAGAGCATCCTGGAGTTCCTCATTCTCGACCGGACCTTCCCGCGCAGCATCAACTTCTCCGTCTGCGCCGCAAAAGATGCGCTCTGGCGACTCTCGGGCGGCTCTGCGGGACGCTCGTTCAACAGTGCAGACCGGCTCATCGGAAAAATGGAGGCGGAGCTGAGCTACACCACGATGGACGATATTGCCTCTAAAGGCCTCCACAGCTATCTTGCAGGACTTGAACAGGGAATCATGGATGTCGGCGAGCAGACCCACCTTACTTATTTCGCCTACCACACCCCGGAAATAGAACCGGTCGAGGAGGGGCTCCGCACCACATTCAGCGGCAACGGAGGAAAACGGGCCGAATGGAGCCAGGCCCAGCAGCAGCAACAGCAGGCATACTGCCGATAACAAGAGAGGACTATGATACTCAAAGTCGAACACAGGACGCTTTTCGAATACGACGTCCCCATCTATGAAACGGCAACGGAGGTTCGCCTGCACCCGCACACCGGACAGACCTCGAGGCAGCGCTGCACCAGCTTCACCCTGCAGCTTGACCCGCCCGCGCCGATTTTCGAGTACACCGACTTCTATGGCAACAAGGTTCACCACTTCAATCTCCTGCAGAGCCACAGACGGGTCAGCATCTTCGGCACCTCGGT encodes the following:
- a CDS encoding GAF domain-containing protein produces the protein MICTPPEAPRRRSYAFLQETISSLCASFPENMRSLTRRACEMSDCPASLYIRIREDGKTRYLAAGHAVSKGLLGITMPQEHEGPAMDHWILEHTGFEHTLSFPVSLRSGRYAYLTMLADKPRRLTIKQYDALEVITLALTHAEELQDASRGNLTQELFSSSQERAREQCGETLLTSVCRELVEQHGAESAWIALVDRTRVPDGRFFHAGLTTDETARLDTMLKEGKISGCASRSMNTADGQVISSPRLKCSACPMSEDFDGFGHLSIGICFNDQPYGWLTVSVPSRYISDHIQHAVLQDLIASLGISLHSRELDRQNLETQKSRERMLKHFERLSAFRIKQVEMMKNASVRKILQATIDEAEEWTESRIGFFHFIEAEHETISMQAWSTRTIESMCRMKDMYGHYQLDHAGIWADAIREKRTVTHNDYASAPNRKGLPEDHAELLRDMAVPIIRNGRVMAILGVGNKSRYYDEDDAFWVAALADQTWEIIENKLFVEHQELMRHQLEHAKKMEMIGNLASGLTHEINNPLNFIRLNIANLDEDFPNLTNLVTLYRQLLEGMESIDACSPITREIRSREEAIDIDGLMENLSAVIASTRHGVERITGITRSMRNFSFKNLTDTHINSNINKTIQDTLLIVNHESADTADIRTDLGKIPAVACNPSQIGQVVLNLLMNSLQAIRQQKRTVKGQIGIKTWADTTRIYCSITDDGPGIEQSVRQEIFTPFYTTKERGIGTGLGLSISYDIIVHKHQGQLDFECPPEGGTVFTMALPLQQETASNQREVQS
- a CDS encoding PAS domain-containing sensor histidine kinase, whose translation is MSQETQSKPDTILFKHAPAPMWLQQGSIVIDANSRALDLFQGPGSEGLIGTDITTLLSDCGQDGGDASLEALALFRDVENGNDATADWRCRKPDGSQMDLHTEMSPVDLDGQRFILIVAFDQTRLNRDREAMQTQRRQMQDFIGNFSHELRTSLFSILGFTSVLRQDEAVLDTGQFREFLSILNIETLKISSLVEDVLSLSRITAGAGVLKKRPADLIAILEELAGTMAGQATRNGVTLNQKLPDGPLTLFMDPDAIKRVFFNLIDNAVKHTPMGGWIELRADADTSRSSIIVKVIDSGLGIPARDLPHVFEQFYRVERSGFTPNGYGLGLSIAKQIVDAHEGSIAIESDEGAGATTTVVIPFSNGIDGMASLPISESVS
- a CDS encoding alpha-E domain-containing protein gives rise to the protein MLSRVAESLFWMSRYVERAENTARFLDVNFNLLLDLNRITTVETPDCWIALILVTSDREKFDSLYGQYGAETVTDYLVFNRNNPNSIISCIGLARENARSVIESISSEMWEQINNLYHYLQTVTPQSVQNDPFSFYREIKNASHLFQGITDSTFPRNEGWDFVQIAKYLERADNAARLIDVKYHMLETSHAGHGDVVSGSVDIIQWMAVLKSCSALEAFRKVYFARIKPQSILEFLILDRTFPRSINFSVCAAKDALWRLSGGSAGRSFNSADRLIGKMEAELSYTTMDDIASKGLHSYLAGLEQGIMDVGEQTHLTYFAYHTPEIEPVEEGLRTTFSGNGGKRAEWSQAQQQQQQAYCR
- a CDS encoding AlbA family DNA-binding domain-containing protein, with amino-acid sequence MHLIRRPHSARPLLELVGEGEGLYTEFKRKVHSPQKIARPIAAFANTGGGVMLIGIDDDGSIVGIQSEKEALEVVYEAIRHHIDPVPDVDAYIEMHRRRMVLAIVVPESARKPHFHLSTAIDSNTGKSCTVRKVYFREGSRSRAMTDEAAFRMKSAAGCR
- a CDS encoding response regulator — protein: MAQQTILLVEDEPHTKRLISYVLESKGFHVMVAENGSVALDICKNNVPDLILSDVMMPVMDGLELRRKVLQDAALSAIPFIFLSARAQTHEIINAEKLNPIAYITKPVEPDEITNIINGILKKNS
- a CDS encoding chemotaxis protein CheD, producing MKKTAKTDTEDAFKFRSTFGEHYYDGYGARHETPHIVAYTGEVTAAGPGRVLISSPLGSCIAVCAYDPGTRVGGLAHVMLPGVPPAHAETGKDRYAAHALETLFSVMQNEGADPGNLLICLIGGANVLRREHDTIHIDNLRSLTSLILQRNLPICRTMTGGSERMMARMETKTGRIFQTTGNNPEEMLFDYFTHNIENPDN
- a CDS encoding NAD-dependent epimerase, whose product is MNVLVTGAAGFIGSSVSGRLLERGDCVTGVDNMNDYYEVSLKEARLQQLTPHEAFTFVEADIADRKAMEELFARGKFDRVVNLAAQAGVRYSITNPHSYIESNIVGFINILEGCRHNGVRHLVYASSSSVYGANETMPFSVHDNVDHPLSLYAASKKANELMAHTYSHLYRLPTTGLRFFTVYGPWGRPDMALFLFTDAILKGKPIKVFNYGKHRRDFTYIDDIVEGVIRTLDHVAEPNPLWSGAKPDPGSSRAPWRVYNIGNSKPVELMDYIAALERELGRTAEKEMLPLQPGDVPDTYADVDQLIEDVQYKPSTTVDDGIRRFVAWYREYYGING
- a CDS encoding recombinase family protein, which translates into the protein MTDTTTKTGRQIGYARVSTTGQELNLQLDALKQAGIPDKLIFIDKASGAKTERPGLAACMTELQAGDTLVIWRLDRLGRSLKHLIEIVEELKGRGVGFRSISDGGIDTTTASGEMVFNIFATLAQFERRLIQERAQAGLKAARSKGKKGGRPKITADDPKVQMAKKMSKNLSISVG
- a CDS encoding circularly permuted type 2 ATP-grasp protein; this translates as MKRFFDNYDADASRFFDELVAREGGPRPHYEKLLRRFAMFSQEDVKTRREMTNIFFRSQGITFTVYGLEEGIERIFPFDLIPRVIPAAEWALIERGLAQRIAALNLFLYDIYHTQNILRDKVIPAELILGSQHFRREFVGVTPPQGIYIHVAGSDIIRDGEGRYLVLEDNLRTPSGVSYMLQNRQAMKRAFPVLFSQYKVRPVEDYPQELLRTLQEVSPPLQREPNVVVLTPGIYNSAYFEHSFLARQMGVELTEGRDLVVNDNVVYKRTTRGLERVDVIYRRVDDAYLDPLCFRPDSKLGVAGLINAYRKGNVTLANAIGTGIADDKVIYSFVPKMIKYYLGEDPVLENVPTWLPGTPSDMKYILEHLDELVVKSANESGGYGMLIGPESTAQEQEQFRELIVANPRNYIAQPTISLSRHPSLLNDSEMYGCHIDLRPYVLTGKKTTIVPGGLTRVALKRGSLVVNSSQGGGSKDTWVVDE